From the genome of Desertifilum tharense IPPAS B-1220:
TTAGCTGAGTGCGTAGCAGAGTTAATGGTTTGGGGTTTACTTTTCAGCTACCTTTGAACCGTTCTTTAGCGGTTTGGAAAGCTTCTTTCATGACAGCTTGAATCTTTTGCGGATCGGGTTTTTTACCGCCCATTAAGTCACCAAAATAGACAAGCGCGCCTTCGCCTAATGCCCAAGTATAGGCGGCTGCCCAAGATGCGGCGATCGCGCTTCCAAGACCCGGAATAAATTTTACCAGCTCTCGCCCGATCGCTTGGGCAAAGAAACCCCCCGCGATCGCGCTAGCCACCCCACCGGCTTGGGAAGGCGTCAGCGTTTGTCCATAAAGTTTACCCAACAAACCCACGAGGGAGACTTGCAAAGCCGTTAAAACGGGCATCGTCGCAAAGGGGAGGGGAACGGCGGCTAAGGTAGCAGCCCCGATGGAAAAGGCTAAAATATAGCGTCGTCCTACATCTCGATACAGAGTTCCTAACTGTTCGCCGACACCGCCTTCTAAGAGTTGGTGAATTGCCCGTGACTCAGCTTCGGGTAAGAGTTCAGCCAAGTTATCTCTAAAGGCTTCTAAGCCGTAGAAGACAGGGGTATAGCCATCTTCTTCTAGGGTAAAGTCAATTAAGACGGCGCGATCGCACAATCCTTTAAAAGTCTCTTGAATGGCTGCAAATGCCCGGTTTACGGCTTCCACCTCTGGGGGATAGGGGGGGTGATCGTTCTGGGTAGCCGGGTAAACTTCGTGCAAGCAAGTGACAGCTAGCAAACACGGGATATTTGGATAAGCAGAACGCAACTGTTGGGCAATTTGACGCAGGGTATCGGTGGCAAAATCATTAATTTTAATCGTTAAAATTAAGACTCTAGCGCCTTGAGACTCCTGTTTTAAGTCGTTGCTTAATTCTTGAATAATCGTTTGGGTTTCTCGGTTCACATCTCCCAAACCAACCGTATCGGTAAAAATCAGCAACGGTAGATCCTCAGAAGGATAAGCATAGCGTTCGGTGTGCTGAGTATGGGGGCGAAACCCTTGTCCAATAATATCTGCGGAAACGCCTGTTAAGCCGCGCACAATTGAGCTTTTGCCTGCTTGGGGTTTGCCAATTAACAGCGCTTCTGTTGTTGGGAGTTGGGCGCGAACGGCTGCTAAGATTTCCGCAACCTGTTCTTCACTGACGCTAAACCAACTGATGAACGTTTGGGTTGCTTGATTAATCGGTAGAATTTGAGTCAGGCGAGACGTTGCATCATTCCAGATCCCGGTGAAGCGATTAGTCCAAGCGTCTTTTTTCGGCTCTAATGGAGGAGTCGGTTCTTGGGAAAGTGGCTCATTCGGATCGGACTCGCTGCTCATACCTGATGGGTTCGGTCAATTGAAAACTGGACTGAGCGATACTCAAAAAAATGGGTACGCCCCTTTAAAGCTTACCAATTGCATCGATTAATTCCACCAAATCCACAGGTTTAGAGAGATGTCTGTTAAAACCGGCTTGGAGAACCCGTTGGACATCCGGATCGCTAGCATAGGCAGTCAGGGCGATCGCCTTCAGGTTTCCACCGCGTTCGGAGGGGAACTGGCGAATTCTAGCAATTAACTCGCAGCCATCCATATCGGGCATCCCAATATCGCTGACGAGAATATCGGGAACGTGGAGGGCAATTTTACTAAGCGCCTCTTCGGCAGAATTCGCCGACTCTACAATAGCACCCGCTTCAGCCAAGACAAAGGCAATCAATTGACAGGCGTCGGAATCGTCATCCACAATCAAAATCCGTCGCTCTGTCAGTTGGGGAAATGCTTCCGGCACCCGTTGCAAACTCATCTCGATGGGACTAGCTGCAAACTGGGATAAGGTCTGTTTGCGACAAATCGGCAATTCAATCGTAAATGTTGAACCGCAATCTTCACCCGAACTCATCGCACTCACCGCGCCGCCGTGCATTTCGACCAAATAGCGCACAATTGCCAACCCCAACCCTAACCCCCCAAACGTCCGAGTCGTTGAACTATCGGCTTGGCGAAATGACTCAAAAACATAGGGTAAAAAATCCGGTTTAATCCCTTTCCCCGTATCGCTAACTTGAATGACGGCTAAATCTGGGTTGCCTTCTGGACGAAACAGGCGAACTTCGATCTTCCCGCCAGCCGGGGTAAACTTCACCGCATTGGACAATAAATTCCAAACCACTTGTTGCAAGCGGTTGGCATCGCCATAAATCGGCCCTACCGTCTCATCTAAGTGCGTTTCAATTGCAATTGACTTTGTTTCTGCGGACAATTGCACCGTTTCTATCGCCGAACGAATCGCCCCCCCGATCTGAATTAAGCTCGGTTTAAGAACCAGTTTGCCCCGCAAAATGCGCGATACATCGAGTAAATCTTCAATCAGTTGCGTTTGCAATAGGGCATTGCGTTCGATGGTTTCTAAGGCTTGAGCTATTTTTGCCTCATTAAACTTGCGAGTTCGCAGCAAGCGTACCCAGCCGACAATCGGATTTAAGGGCGTTCGCAACTCGTGGGACAAAACTGCCAAAAATTCATCTTTGATGCGGTTGGCAGCCTCTGCGGCGCTGCGGGCAGCCTGTTCGCGCTTGAGGAGTTCCTCGCGTTCGCGTTCGGTTTGCTGGCGTTCGGTCATATCAATTACGGTGCCAAACAACCGGATAACGCGGCCTTGGGTGTCAAACTTCGGTTGTCCTTTACTATGAACGTAGCGAATCTCGCCATTGGGTCGCACGATGCAATGGTCTACTTCGTAAGGTTCTCCTGCTTCTAGGGCACGCTGAACCGCCTGTCGGATTTGGGTTGCGTCTTCTGGCGGCATATATTCTAAGATTGCCGGGTAAGAGGGCAGTTCGGAGTCAGGCTGTAGGCCATAGATGCGAAAGAGTTCATCAGACCCACTCATGCGATGGGTACTTAAATCGAGTTCCCAGTTTCCTAGATGGGCAATGCGTTGGGCTTCTGCGAGTTTGGTTTCGCGTTCTTTTAAGGCGGCGTAAGACTCTTGTAGTTGTCCCGCCATGCGGTTAAAGGCGGCGGCGAGAACGCCGAGTTCGTCTTCGCGTTCGATGGGGACGGTAATATCCCAATCTCCTTCGGCTAAGGCGGTGGCGGCGGCGCTGAGGCGGAGGATGGGTTGAATCAGCCAGCGGGCGCTGAGTAAGCCGAAACTGAGCGTGGCAATGAGGGCGATCGCCCCCAGTAAAATTGTATTGAGGGCGGTAGATTGCAGGCCTTGTAATAAGGCGGCTTCAGGTTGAACAATTGCCACTAACCAATCTAAGCCGTATTCATCTTGATAGGGAATGATATCTAAATATTGGCGTTTCCCTTGCAGCGAGAAGTTGAGTTGTACGGGGGCGTTAATTTGGGCAAAATCGGTATAGCGCTGCCGCACAAAGAGGGCAGAGGCGCGGATCAAGGGCGAGGAACTTTCGGTGGCGTGGAGGCGCTGTACTTGTCCTTGAACGATTTTTAGAGGAGGATTGGGGGTTGAGGTGGCGACTAAAAGCCCGGATCGCTCCATAATATAAACTTCCCCAGAACGGACAATTTCTAGGGTTTGCAAAAAGCGATTGATCTCGGTCAAGATTAAGTCGGTGGCGAGAACGCCTTGAAAATTTCCGGCGCGATCGAACAGCGGACGAACCGCAGAAATCACGTAAATGTCCTGCTGGCTTGCATAGGAAAAAATGGCTGTCCATTGACCGTTCGGCGAAGCTTGACCGATGCGATACCAAGGACGCGATCGCGGATCGTAGTAGCGCGTTCCCACATAGGCGGGGATGGGTTGAGGGTTGCCAAACTCGTCAGTTTCGTACATTCGCAGGGTACGATCGGGGCTGAGGTTTCCGCCTAAACGAAATGTGCGGTTTCGGCGATCGCCTGCGGTAAACTCTCCTTGAATACTCCCAAATCCGATATTGCTGAGGGTGTCATAAAGGCGTATCTGTCGCCACCAGCGCTGTTGCAAGCTTTGAGGGTTGCGAAAATCCAATTGTCCCAAACGGGCGGCTTCGGCGTTGAGTTGGTTTAAGGTATGGGGTATTGCTAAGTAGGAGTCTAATCGATCCTCAATGCGGGCGCTGGCTTCTTGTCTGAGTTGGATGGCGACTTGACGCACAGATTGCTTACCCGAACGCACGGATAGCCATCCCGTCAAACCGACAACCAGGGTAAGCTGCACCACAAAAGGAACGACTAACACAATCGTAAACAAAACTTGTAAAGTCTGCTTTTGAGCGTGCGGATCGCTACGACGGTTGAGGTACTTAGAAAATATGGTCACGACTTGACTGAACCCACAAAATCCGATCCCAGCAATTGGGGAGGTGATTATCTTTATGCTACGAGAATTTTCTCGGAAAACGCTGCCCTGTGTCGATCTCGAAATAGACAGCCTGACTCATCCGAAATGAGTTTGCTTAAAATTGATCTCAATAAAAGTTATTTTCAATCCTGAATGAGATTCAATCCTATGCGTTTTGAACGAACTTTCGCAACTTCTGGACTCGCTGCGATCGCGATTCCTGCACTGATAGTGATGATACCTCTAAATGCGATCGCCCAGAGCATTGAAGGTCAAGGAACTTTAAGTTTACAAGGAAGACCGGATCGCGAAATTGTTCGGGCTTCAATGACTACAGATGCCGAAAACCGCACAGAAATGGCATTTCTACTCAGCGATGGCAATACCATTCGCTTTACCGGACGCTATCAAGGTCAAACCGATAGTACCCAGTTGGGAGTGACGGCAATTCGGCTAACCCATTCTGGCAATGCCGATGCTTCTGGGATTGTCCGCGTTACCTATGTTGAAGGGAGCATTAGTAAAATTGAAGGGGAAGGACTGCTCGATAGTCAAGTTTTTCGCTTTTCTTTTAATCGCGCTGTACCAACCTCCTCTAATGGCGTTGAGAATGCTTTAGGGCGAGGAATCTTACAAATTCAGGATCGATCTCCCCTGGCAATTACCTATGCCTCTGTCCTTACCTATACAGATTCTCGGACTGAAATTACCTTACAACTGAGTAATGGAAATATCATTCGCTTGAGTGGAGAATCTCCAGAGCAAGCACCCAATTCTCCACCTAACTTATTACCCGTGGTTCTAACCCATTCTGGAGATGCCGATGCCTCTGGAATCCTCAATATTACCTATTTAGAAGATAGCGTTCAATCGATTTCAGGGCGGGGAAGTCTTGACGGTCAAACCTTTACGCTGAATTATACTCTTGGCACTCCTTCGCCCTAGAAAGGCGAGGATGCTGGGTTCGGCGATTTGTTTTCAGCCAAGATTAAAGTTGCAATAATCCTGGTATAAAAGAAAAAGCATCTGCCGCTCGTGCCTCCATCGGTCGTAACAGGGCAGTGCGTCTGCTGGATGAGACTCTATCGTTAGACTGAGTTGTAAGCGCAAATTCATCCAGACACTGGGTTGAAATCCCTATCCTTCTGGGACAGAATGGCTTTGCTTTGATGTAAGGAAGGTGTAACCTAAATGCCGAGAAAACAACAGGGGTGGATCACCTTTCAGTCTTCTGAAGAGGAACGACAACTGTTAGAAGAATACTGTCAGCAGTCGCAGCGGACAAAAACAGAGATTCTGCGCGAATTGTTACGCAGCCTGCATTCACCAGCGCCAACCTCGCCGCCTCCCCTTCCCGAACCCCCAGAAATGGCGACTTTAAGCATTAGCGCCCGTAACGTGATTCCGGCTAGCGTTAAACAGGTGATTTGGGGTACCGTCAATGCAGAGGTTGTTTTAGAAGTTGCCCCGCATGTAGAGTTAGTCGCAACCATCACCAAAGCATCGGGAGAGAAGCTAGGCTTGCGAACTGGCAAGACAGTCTATGCGGTGATTAAATCCAGTAACATTATGATTGGGGATATCGCGACGCAACAGCCAAGTGGGTAAGCAGCAAGTGCGTGGCGTGACTCATTCTTTACGATTGGGCGTTACCCTAACGGTTGGTTTAGGATTATCCTCGCTAGCGGCGTTGTTTGTTGGGCGATGGGAAACGGCTAGCCAGCAAACCCGCTTTCAACGACAGATTGAAAATTTAACGACGGCCCTTCAACGCAGCCTCAATCGCTATACGGATGTGCTAGCGTTTCTAGGAGATTACTATGGAGTTGTGCCGGGACAGGTACAGCGTCAGGACTTTGCTAATTTTGTGGCGCGATCGCTCTCAACTTATCCCGGTATTCAAGCCTTAGAATGGGCACCGTTAGTGCAGCACGCAGAACGGTTAGACTTTGAACGTCGCATACAAGCCGAAGGTTATCCCAATTTTCAGATTACCCAACTTTCCGAGGGGAATCGGTTGATTCGCTCAAGCGATCGCCCTTACTATATTCCTGTCACCTATGTGGTGCCTTTTGCCAGTAATGAAGCGGCGTTTGGGTTCGATCTTAACTCAAATCCAGCCCGCGCGATCGCGATCGCCTCGGCTAAGGATAATGGCGAAATTACAGCCACTGGAAGAATTCGCCTTGTGCAAGAACAGCGCGATCAATTTGGCTTTTTAGTCCTGTTTCCCTTATATCAAACTTCCACCCTTCCCGATGAGTTAACAACGCGCCGCCAGCAATTTCAGGGATTTTTAGTGGGGGTGTTTCGCGTTTCCAATGTGGTTGAAGAATCGCTGCAAGATTTAGATTACGATATTGATTTTGGGCTATATGACCAAAGTGCTAGCCTCAGTCAACAATTTCTAGGAGGGTATGATGCGATCGCGCGAACGGTGACGACTAGCGAACGCCCTCAAGCCGACTCTTCCCTCTGTCCAACCCCTGCTTATTGTACCCGGAGTTTAACCGTTGGACAACGGCAATGGCAAGTCAGATTTTCACCCTCAGCAAACTATACCTTTAACAGCGCTTATGGCGTACCTCTTACCCTGTTAATCGGAATGGGTTTAACCGCAGGTTTAATCTTATATTTGCATCAACTCAACCGCGAATTAGAACAAACCAAAACCTTAAGTAATCTCAAACAGCGGTTTTTCTCAATGGCTTCCCACGAACTCCGCACGCCCCTAAGTACCATCTTACTCTCGGCGGAATCGCTGCAAATTAATCGCCATCAATTATCCGAAGAACAAAAAGAAATTAACATTCAACGAATTTATCTGACAGCAAAACGGATGAGTCAACAAATTGCTGACTTATTAACCTTAACCCGCGCCGAAGTCGGGAAATTAGACTTTCACCCCGAACTTTTAGAAATCGATCTGTTTTGCCAACAAATCTTAGACGAGATGGAATTTCAACAGCGAATTGCCTTTAGCAGCCATTGCCCCAATACTAAGGCATTTTGGGATAAGAAATTAGTGCGATCGCTCCTAACCAACCTCCTCTCTAACGCCGTCAAATATTCGCCCGACGATTGCTTAGTCCAGTTTACCGTCCGCTGCACCGACCAGAACGCCATTTTAGAAATCTGCGATCGCGGTATTGGCATTCCTCTAGCCGATCGATCTCGCATTCAAGATGCATTCTATCGCGGAAGTAACGTCGGTTCCATTCCAGGTAGCGGCTTAGGGTTAGCCGTCGTCAAAACCTGCATTGAACTCCATCGCGGCGAATGGCACATTGAAAGTCAAGCAGGGGAGGGAACCACCATCACCGTCAAACTCCCTTTAGAATAAAATTGTGATTTTCAAGTGCTGAGTCTAAAGTGCTGAATGGCAAGAGAATGCTGAGTTAAAACCTATCCCCCCATCTCCCCACCCTCTTCGGAACTCGGAACTCGGAACTCCCTACTTCCCACTCCAATGAATGACTCGCTTTTCCAACATTAAAAACAACACATTCAAACCATAGCCCAACAACCCCGTTACCAGAATAGAAGCATACATATCCCGAACATTCAACACTTGTTGAGCATCAATAATCCGCTTACCCAATCCTTGTTCGGTTCCGATAAACATCTCAGCAACAATGACAATCACCAACGCAATACTAATACCACTCCGCAAACCAATGAACGTCTGCGGTAAACTTTCCATCAACAACACATCCTTAAATACCCGCCAGCGATTTGCCCCCATTACCTTCGCCGCTAAAATCCGAGATTGCTTGGCATGAATTACCCCATAAGCGCTATTAAAGACAATTAACAAAAAGGCGCTAAACCCAGCAATCACCACCTTCGATAAATCGCTAACCCCAAAAAATAGAATAAACATGGGAATTAACGCACTCGCGGGAGTCGAACGGAAAAAGTCAATTAAAAACTCAACGCTGCGATAGAGTTTTTCCGAACTTCCCAACGCCACGCCCACCGGAACCCCAATCAGCGCCGCCGTGACAAACGCGCCAAACGTTCTTAATACCGTGGTACCAAAATCGATCGCCATAGTGCCTGTTACCATCGCCTGGAATAAGGTTGCGATCGTTGTCCAGGGAGTGGGTAACAAGACCGGATTCACCCACCCAGAAATGGCAATTAGCCACCAGAGAAGCAGTAAAACGAACACCCCCACTAAGGGCAGAAACCGATCGAGATGCTTCGCCAGAGAGAGTTTAGGAACGCGACGCCCAGAGGAATAGCTAGAAGCAGTCATTTCCGCATCTCCTGACGAAAAATTTCTAAACAATAACGGCTAATTTCCACAAACTCAGGGGAAGAGAGGGTTTCAAACGTCCGAGGGCGAGGGGCATTAAATGCCACCCTCTCGACTAACCGCGTGGGACGCTTGCTGAGGAGTAAGATCGTATCGGCTAAGAAAACCGCTTCTTCCAGGTTATGCACCACCATAAACATCGGAATTTGGGTGGTCATAAAAATTTCTTGGAGTTTGTCGCGGACGAAGAGGGTGGTTTCAAAATCTAGCGCCGAGAAGGGTTCATCCAGAAATAGCACTTCTGGGTCGGCAACTAGGGCCCGCATAATGGAGATGAGTTGCTGTTGACCTCCAGAAAAGCTGTAGGGATAGCGTTTGAGATCGAGTTGAATATTAAACGTAGCAATTAATTGCTCAACGCGATCGCGACATTCTCTTTCCCCAACTCCTTTCACCCGCAGCGGATAGGCAATATTATCATAGGCACTCAGCCAAGGCAGCATGGCATCGCGATAGTTTTGAAAGACATAGCCAATGCGGGCGCGACGGATGGGTTTCCCGTGGATGCGGATTTCGCCCTGGTCAAAAGGCATCAAGCCGCTAATCATATTAATCAGGGTTGATTTACCGCAACCGTTGGGGCCAAAAACCGAGACTAATTGGTTATTGGCTAAATCAAGATTGAAGTTATCGTACAGAACAACTTCGCCAAAGGACTTACAGAGGCCTTGGACAGAAACAAAATGTTCGGGGGGGGCAATCTGCTGATTTGTTATAGCATCTGCTACCATAAATACCTCCTGAATTAGGCGGGGGCGTACAGCAAAGCCGCGACATCGACCTTGCGAGAAAAGACGGCTTTATCGGTCATGAAGTCAAAGAATTTTTGAAAGTAAGCCACGTCTGCTGGTGTAAACTCGTCGTACATGGTGTAATTCACCAAGGGGACTTTTTGGACGAGTTCTCCTTCAATGGCGGTGTAACCCGTCAGGTACTGGCGGGCTTCGTCGGGGTTGTTGCGAATATCCAAAATGGCGCGGCGATAGGCTTCAGCGTAGGTTTTGGTGGTTTGGGGATATTGTTCAATAAATTGGGTACTGAGGGCGGCTGCACCTCCAAACCAGGGGGCCATTGCATCGCCGAGAATATATTTAGCCACAACGCCGTTTTCTAAAATGCGGGTAATGCCTTTCATTTCGCCGACGGTTCCGGTGGGTTCTAGGGTATAGGCGGCGTCAATTTGTCCGGATTCAAGGGCGGCGACATGTTGGCTAATTTCGAGTTGTTGTACTCTGGGTTCTGTAACGCCCGCAGCGGTTAAAATGGCTTCTGCGATCGCTTTATTTTGTGCCCCTGGGCCGGTGGCAAATCTTTTACCATTGAGATCCGCTACCGATTGAATGGGACTATCTTTAGCAACGATGACTTGATCGAGTAAAAATTGAGCATTGCTTGGGTTGGCTGCCAAAATTTTGAATAAGCCGGGTGAGGTGATTTCTGCTAATCCTAAAGCCCCGCTAGCCACGCCATTTCCTGTACCTTGCAAGCGTCCGGCGATGATTCCTTCTGCAACTTGGTTGGGCGAGGCAAATCGTACTGCTTCTACATCCAATCCCGCCTCTTGAAAGTATCCTTTTTTGACGGCGACAAACAGCGGTAAACCGGAAGCAACTGGCCAAAATCCAACGGAAATCTTACCCGGATTTTCTGAATCACTATTGGCTGAACTTGCGGTTTGACCTTGGGTACAGCCGTGGGCGATAACGGCTAATGCGGCCCCTGCACTGAACTTGAGAAAATGGCGTCTGTGAATCTTCATACTTGCTACGCTACAAATTTCAAAATTTGAGGTAAGATTGCATCAAGCGATACAGAATTTCACAGTGCATTGTGAATTTGAGCAAGAATTGAAAACACCGTTCTCTTCTGTAACTTGAGAACTAACGGTACAGATTGCAGGTGAAATTAACCGGGATGAAATCGGGGAGAAATCGGGGAGAATATTAGAAGTTCATGACATCTATTGACGTGACTGGAATCCGACGTAATCTCTTTGAGTTAGGGGAACTTTCAAAAATGGTCTTTTTAAAAAAAAGTTATTCTTGCTTTAAACCCGATCTAAGGCTTTCAAGCGATATCCTAAACCATGAACGGTTTCAATAAAATCTTTGGGCGCGCCTGCGGCTTTTAACTTGGAACGCAAGTTTTTAATATAGGTTTTAATGGTGTCTTCTTCTGGGGACTCTTGCCAACTCCAAACCTGTTCAATAATGGCTGTTCGGCTTAAGACTCGCCGACCGTAGCGTAACATGGCTTCTAGCAATGCAAACTCTTTGGGGGTGAGCTGAATTTGCACGCGGTTGTACTTCACTTCATAACTGCTCGGATCGAGTTGTAGGGCACCCCACGCTAAAATAGGAGCCGATCCAGGTTTTCCGCGACGCAACAATGCCCGAATTTGGGCCAGCAATTCCTGAAGGTTAAAGGGTTTGACCATGTAAGCATCTGCACCCGCATCCAGTCCAATCACTTTATCCAAACTGGTATCGCGAGCCGTGAGCATAAGAATCGGGGTAGAATAACCGCGATCGCGCAATCGCTGACACAAGCCAATTCCATCTAATTTCGGTAAAGTGACATCCAGCAAAATCAGATCGTAAACAAACCCTTCTGTTTGTCTTAACCCCAGTTCGCCATCTCTGGCTAAATCAACAGCATACCTTTGGGCGGTTAGGGTTTCAGCCAAAGAGTCCGCCAACTGGATATCGTCTTCCACCAATAAAATTCTCATTGTCCAGAGGAAGTTATCCCAGGAAGGTTGAAAGCGCTTCTGAGAACTATCCTGATGGAAGCGCGATCGCATTATTGTCTTTTTAAATACAAATAAGCGATCCGCTAACCCTTCTCAACTCAGCCCTGAATACTGGTAATAGCTTCCCGCAAATTTCCTTGATGCTGGTTTAGAAGATGATGGGCTTTGTCTTTCTCTAAACCCGTCCAGTGCATCATCAAAGCCAGTTTGACATTGCGATCGCTCCTTTCGAGCAATTCCGCACATTCAGAACGGCTCAGTTCAGTGAGATCGCCTAAAATGCGGAGAGCGCGATCGCGTAATTTCTTATTGGTGACAGCCACATCCACCATGCGATTGCCATACACTTTACCTAACTTGACCATCGCCCCGGTCGAGAGAATATTTAGCGCCATTTTGGTCACAGTTCCCGCCTTTAAACGCGTCGAACCCGCCAACACTTCTGGCCCGACTAGCAGGCGAATATCAATATCTGCATCAATCTCAACTTGTTCGGCGGGGACGCAAGCGATAAAAACCGTCGTTGCGCCGCGCTGTCTGGCGGCTTGAATTGCACCGTGGACGTAAGGGGTTGTCCCCCCGGCGGTAATGCCCACCACGACATCTAATTCTGTCACATGACGATGGGCGATCGCTTCTGACCCATCCTCAAACAAATCTTCCAAATCTTCCGAACTGCGAACCAGCGCCCCCGCACCCCCGGCTATAATGCCCTGTACCATCTCCGGATGGGTGCAGAACGTGGGGGGACATTCAGCCGCATCCAACACGCCTAAGCGCCCGCTAGTGCCCGCTCCCGCGTAAAACAAGCGCCCGCCGTGCCGCAACTTTTCCGCAATCCGATCCACGGCCTGGGCTAACTGATGTTTCGCTGCTGCGATCGCTTCAACCGTCTTCGCATCCTCGCGGTTAAATAACTCCACCAATTCCAAAGCACTCAAACTATCGAGGGTCAAACTCTCAGGATTCACCTGTTCTGTCAGCAAGTGACCGCGTTCTTCCATTACAACAAACCTTCCAATCGACGACGAATGCGTTCAAGTTCAGTATCCGACATTGAACTTGAATCTTCCTCTGAAGCGTCTACAGATGCTTTGGAGTCTTTGGCTGCTTCTTCAGGTTGCCAATCTAATTGCTCTGCATTAGAATCCGGCGGAACCGCTAGCATCCCTTCTGTCACCAACTCCCAATCG
Proteins encoded in this window:
- a CDS encoding response regulator transcription factor — protein: MRILLVEDDIQLADSLAETLTAQRYAVDLARDGELGLRQTEGFVYDLILLDVTLPKLDGIGLCQRLRDRGYSTPILMLTARDTSLDKVIGLDAGADAYMVKPFNLQELLAQIRALLRRGKPGSAPILAWGALQLDPSSYEVKYNRVQIQLTPKEFALLEAMLRYGRRVLSRTAIIEQVWSWQESPEEDTIKTYIKNLRSKLKAAGAPKDFIETVHGLGYRLKALDRV
- the murQ gene encoding N-acetylmuramic acid 6-phosphate etherase; amino-acid sequence: MEERGHLLTEQVNPESLTLDSLSALELVELFNREDAKTVEAIAAAKHQLAQAVDRIAEKLRHGGRLFYAGAGTSGRLGVLDAAECPPTFCTHPEMVQGIIAGGAGALVRSSEDLEDLFEDGSEAIAHRHVTELDVVVGITAGGTTPYVHGAIQAARQRGATTVFIACVPAEQVEIDADIDIRLLVGPEVLAGSTRLKAGTVTKMALNILSTGAMVKLGKVYGNRMVDVAVTNKKLRDRALRILGDLTELSRSECAELLERSDRNVKLALMMHWTGLEKDKAHHLLNQHQGNLREAITSIQG